The following proteins are encoded in a genomic region of Dyadobacter sp. UC 10:
- a CDS encoding RNA polymerase sigma-70 factor, whose amino-acid sequence MNWEQLSEQELILALNQREEAAFDQIYRRYWRLLFEAAMRRIQDEDQAKDIVQDVFAGLWDQRDTFCAENLKAYLLTAVKYQIYNLIARKKVSDKYFRRLDKTEPVSSDADEPLCFNELVSQYDTILREMPDKRKEIYKLRYDEGLSTQHIAEKLHITQKTVQNQLVKAVHFIKSTLLTLFFFLFQ is encoded by the coding sequence ATGAATTGGGAACAACTGAGCGAACAGGAACTGATCCTTGCTTTGAACCAGCGTGAGGAAGCCGCGTTCGACCAAATTTACCGGAGATACTGGCGTTTGCTTTTTGAAGCTGCCATGCGCAGGATCCAGGACGAAGATCAGGCAAAGGATATTGTGCAGGATGTGTTTGCCGGCTTGTGGGACCAGCGGGATACCTTTTGCGCAGAGAACCTGAAAGCTTATCTGCTCACCGCTGTCAAGTACCAGATATACAACCTTATAGCCCGTAAAAAAGTAAGCGATAAATACTTTCGCAGGCTGGACAAAACCGAGCCCGTTTCGTCTGATGCGGATGAACCCCTTTGTTTCAATGAACTGGTAAGCCAGTATGATACCATTCTCCGGGAAATGCCTGATAAGCGAAAAGAAATTTACAAGCTCCGATACGACGAGGGGTTATCTACCCAACACATTGCTGAAAAGCTGCATATTACCCAAAAAACAGTTCAGAATCAGCTTGTTAAAGCAGTCCATTTCATTAAATCGACTTTGCTGACCTTGTTCTTTTTCTTGTTTCAATAA
- a CDS encoding phytanoyl-CoA dioxygenase family protein: protein MEGPFNQNQIEAFINEGFIKLENAFSSELAAEARAILWQELGCDPNDPATWTKPVIRLGMYAQEPFRKSANTEILISAFDQLVGAGKWFPQLSMGTFPVRFPSNEQPGDDGWHVDASFAGDDPGSFFDWRINVFSKGRGLLMLFLYSDVAENDAPTRIRIGSHLDIARILEPEGYRGLTFMDVASRLDSLPAREETLATGPAGTVYLCHPFLVHAAQAHRGTHPKFMAQPPLVLKDQLTIAGSDSGYSPVEQAIRIALAP from the coding sequence ATGGAAGGACCATTCAATCAAAATCAGATCGAAGCATTTATAAATGAAGGCTTTATTAAACTTGAAAACGCATTTTCAAGCGAACTCGCCGCTGAGGCCAGGGCTATTTTGTGGCAGGAACTGGGCTGCGACCCCAATGATCCGGCTACCTGGACAAAGCCGGTAATCCGACTGGGCATGTACGCCCAGGAACCATTCCGTAAATCGGCCAACACAGAAATACTGATCAGTGCATTCGATCAGCTGGTAGGTGCCGGGAAATGGTTTCCACAGCTCAGTATGGGCACATTTCCGGTCAGGTTTCCTTCAAACGAACAACCTGGCGACGACGGCTGGCATGTTGACGCGAGCTTCGCCGGGGACGATCCGGGGAGCTTTTTTGATTGGCGTATCAATGTATTTTCAAAGGGGCGGGGCCTGCTCATGTTATTTTTGTACTCCGATGTGGCTGAAAACGATGCCCCTACACGCATCAGAATTGGCTCTCACCTGGATATTGCACGGATTTTAGAGCCTGAGGGTTATCGTGGATTAACCTTTATGGACGTAGCTTCACGGCTCGATTCGCTGCCGGCGAGAGAGGAAACACTGGCAACTGGCCCGGCTGGCACTGTTTACCTTTGCCACCCATTTCTTGTTCACGCCGCGCAGGCGCATCGCGGTACTCATCCCAAGTTTATGGCGCAGCCTCCATTGGTTTTAAAAGACCAGTTGACAATTGCGGGCTCCGACAGCGGGTATTCACCGGTTGAGCAGGCGATCCGTATTGCACTGGCGCCTTAG
- a CDS encoding glycoside hydrolase family 43 protein, with product MMMKYFKHFIETRKILPLLIAVFSICSGCSRDAYVFTSFREPATDGLYLLSSSDGYNWADAGGPYLKPEVGGKLMRDPSIVQGPDGVFHLVWRTNWKGDKGFGYASSKDLVKWSPQQFIPVMEHEAEVVNVWAPEIFYDDEQKRYIIIWASTIPFKFPRGEEDEKNNHRMYYTTTTDFKTFSKAALFLDPGFSVIDAVIVKKDKNAYTLVLKDNTRPNRNIKVAEASQVLGPYQNVSAPFTGFLTEGPSVVKVKDSWLIYFDQYRDKTYGAVRTKDFRQFENISKEITVPEGHKHGTIVKVSRRLVHSLNKKR from the coding sequence ATGATGATGAAATATTTTAAACATTTTATAGAAACACGCAAAATCCTTCCCTTGCTGATCGCGGTTTTCTCCATTTGTTCAGGATGTAGTCGCGATGCATACGTGTTCACCTCCTTTCGCGAGCCGGCTACCGATGGACTGTATCTGCTGTCGAGCAGCGACGGTTACAACTGGGCAGATGCAGGCGGGCCTTATCTGAAACCGGAAGTGGGTGGCAAACTGATGCGCGATCCGTCCATCGTGCAGGGGCCCGACGGGGTTTTCCATCTGGTTTGGAGAACCAACTGGAAAGGGGATAAGGGGTTTGGTTACGCTTCTTCAAAGGATTTGGTCAAATGGTCGCCGCAGCAATTTATTCCTGTAATGGAACATGAGGCGGAGGTAGTGAACGTATGGGCGCCGGAAATTTTCTATGACGATGAACAAAAGCGCTATATCATTATCTGGGCGTCGACGATCCCGTTCAAATTTCCGAGAGGAGAGGAGGACGAAAAAAATAACCATCGGATGTATTATACGACCACGACCGACTTTAAAACTTTTTCGAAAGCAGCGCTTTTTCTGGATCCGGGTTTTAGTGTGATCGACGCGGTGATCGTAAAGAAGGACAAAAATGCCTACACACTTGTTTTGAAAGACAATACCAGGCCCAACCGAAACATCAAAGTGGCCGAAGCCAGCCAGGTACTGGGCCCGTATCAAAATGTGTCTGCTCCTTTCACCGGATTTTTAACCGAAGGCCCAAGCGTAGTGAAGGTAAAAGATAGCTGGCTCATTTATTTTGATCAATACCGCGATAAGACTTACGGGGCTGTGCGGACGAAAGATTTCCGGCAATTTGAAAATATAAGCAAGGAGATCACCGTCCCGGAAGGCCACAAGCATGGCACGATTGTTAAAGTATCCCGCCGTCTGGTGCATAGTTTGAATAAAAAGCGTTGA